One Peterkaempfera bronchialis DNA window includes the following coding sequences:
- a CDS encoding GroES family chaperonin, translating into MLHDRVLVRTEGGEGERRSTGGILIPATAELSKRCSWAEAVAVGQNVRSIEPGDRVLFDPEDRAEVEVRGTLYVLLRERDIHAVASERVGDAGGSTGLYL; encoded by the coding sequence ATGCTGCACGACCGGGTGCTGGTGCGCACCGAGGGAGGGGAGGGGGAGCGCCGCTCGACCGGCGGCATCCTGATCCCGGCGACGGCGGAGCTGTCCAAGCGGTGCTCCTGGGCGGAGGCGGTCGCGGTGGGGCAGAATGTGCGCTCCATCGAGCCGGGCGACCGGGTGCTGTTCGACCCGGAGGACCGGGCCGAGGTCGAGGTGCGCGGCACCCTCTATGTGCTGCTGCGGGAGCGGGACATCCACGCGGTGGCGTCCGAGCGGGTCGGTGACGCCGGGGGCAGCACGGGCCTCTACCTCTGA
- a CDS encoding DUF3618 domain-containing protein, producing MALLGEVGTRGRSGGDPVGRTTAEIEASIAATRKQLAATLDEIAVRVHPSTVAAQAKAKAAAAVDRTAGRAYVAANRGMEQVRAQFVDAKGNPRMERIVPVAAVAAVAVVAVVALRRRK from the coding sequence GTGGCCCTCTTGGGCGAGGTCGGCACGCGGGGCAGGAGCGGCGGCGACCCGGTCGGGCGCACCACTGCCGAGATCGAGGCGTCCATCGCCGCGACCCGGAAGCAGCTGGCGGCGACCCTGGACGAGATCGCGGTGCGGGTGCACCCGTCCACGGTGGCGGCGCAGGCCAAGGCGAAGGCGGCGGCAGCCGTGGACCGCACGGCGGGCCGGGCCTATGTGGCGGCCAACCGGGGCATGGAGCAGGTACGGGCGCAGTTCGTGGACGCCAAGGGCAACCCGCGCATGGAGCGGATCGTGCCCGTGGCGGCGGTCGCCGCGGTCGCGGTGGTGGCCGTGGTGGCGCTGCGCCGCCGTAAGTAG
- the bcp gene encoding thioredoxin-dependent thiol peroxidase: MSERLQPGDPAPAFTLSDADGKQVSLADHLGRKVIVYFYPAALTPGCTKQACDFTDNLDLLAGAGYDVIGISPDKPEKLGKFREKESLRVTLLADPEKAVLTAYGAFGEKTMYGRTVTGVIRSTVVVDEEGRVERALYNVRATGHVAKLIKDLGV, encoded by the coding sequence GTGAGCGAGCGACTCCAGCCCGGCGACCCCGCCCCGGCCTTCACCCTGTCCGACGCCGATGGCAAGCAGGTCTCCCTCGCCGACCACCTGGGCCGCAAGGTGATCGTCTACTTCTACCCGGCCGCGCTCACCCCCGGGTGCACCAAGCAGGCGTGCGACTTCACCGACAACCTGGACCTGCTGGCCGGGGCCGGGTACGACGTGATCGGGATCTCCCCGGACAAGCCGGAGAAGCTCGGGAAGTTCCGCGAGAAGGAGAGCCTGCGGGTCACCCTGCTGGCCGACCCGGAGAAGGCGGTGCTGACCGCGTACGGCGCCTTCGGCGAGAAGACCATGTACGGCAGGACGGTCACCGGGGTCATCCGCTCCACCGTGGTGGTGGACGAGGAGGGCAGGGTCGAGCGGGCCCTGTACAACGTCAGGGCCACCGGGCACGTCGCCAAGCTGATCAAGGACCTCGGCGTCTGA
- the rdgB gene encoding RdgB/HAM1 family non-canonical purine NTP pyrophosphatase gives MTTQRLVLATRNRHKVAELLAILTEAGLDVELVGADAYPHIPDVPETGVTFAENALLKAHALAQATGLPAVADDSGLCVDVLGGAPGIFSARWSGRHGDDQANLDLLLAQLGDIDAPHRGAHFACAAALALPDGTEQVVEGTLDGTLRTAPAGTGGFGYDPILQPHGETRTCAELTPAEKNAISHRGKAFRALVPIVKQLLG, from the coding sequence ATGACCACCCAGCGCCTCGTCCTCGCCACCCGCAACCGGCACAAGGTCGCCGAGCTCCTCGCCATCCTCACCGAGGCCGGACTCGACGTCGAACTGGTCGGCGCCGACGCCTACCCGCACATCCCCGACGTGCCCGAGACCGGTGTGACCTTCGCCGAGAACGCCCTGCTCAAAGCCCATGCGCTGGCCCAGGCCACCGGTCTGCCCGCCGTCGCCGACGACTCCGGCCTCTGCGTGGACGTCCTCGGCGGCGCCCCCGGCATCTTCTCCGCCCGCTGGTCCGGCAGGCACGGCGACGACCAGGCCAACCTGGACCTGCTGCTCGCCCAGCTCGGCGACATCGACGCCCCCCACCGCGGCGCCCACTTCGCCTGCGCCGCCGCCCTCGCCCTCCCCGACGGGACCGAGCAGGTGGTCGAGGGGACCCTTGACGGCACCCTCCGCACCGCCCCGGCCGGCACCGGCGGCTTCGGCTACGACCCGATCCTCCAGCCGCACGGCGAGACCCGTACCTGCGCCGAACTCACCCCGGCGGAGAAGAACGCCATCAGCCACCGGGGCAAGGCGTTCCGCGCCCTGGTCCCGATCGTCAAGCAGCTGCTGGGCTAG
- the rph gene encoding ribonuclease PH, whose protein sequence is MSRIDGRTPDQLRPITIERGWSMHAEGSVLVSFGDTRVLCTASVTEGVPRWRKGSGEGWVTAEYSMLPRATNTRGDRESVRGRIGGRTHEISRLIGRSLRAVIDHRALAENTIVLDCDVLQADGGTRTAAITGAYVALVDAVGWAREKKILRAKGRPITGTVSAVSVGIIDGTPMLDLCYEEDVRAETDMNIVCTGDGRFIEVQGTAEGAPFDRALLDQLLDLGSLGCAELDEIQRKALDA, encoded by the coding sequence ATGTCACGCATCGACGGCCGCACCCCCGACCAGCTCCGCCCCATCACCATCGAGAGGGGCTGGAGCATGCACGCCGAAGGCTCCGTGCTCGTCTCCTTCGGCGACACCCGCGTGCTGTGCACCGCCAGCGTCACCGAAGGCGTACCGCGCTGGCGCAAGGGCAGCGGCGAAGGCTGGGTCACCGCCGAATACTCCATGCTCCCCCGCGCCACCAACACCCGTGGCGACCGCGAATCCGTGCGCGGCCGGATCGGCGGCCGCACCCATGAGATCAGCCGCCTCATCGGCCGCTCGCTGCGCGCCGTCATCGACCACCGCGCGCTCGCCGAGAACACCATCGTCCTGGACTGCGACGTCCTCCAGGCCGACGGCGGCACCCGCACCGCCGCCATCACCGGCGCCTATGTCGCCCTGGTCGACGCGGTCGGCTGGGCCCGCGAGAAGAAGATCCTCCGCGCCAAGGGCCGACCCATCACCGGCACCGTCAGCGCGGTCAGCGTCGGCATCATCGACGGCACCCCGATGCTCGACCTCTGCTACGAGGAGGACGTCCGCGCCGAGACCGACATGAACATCGTCTGCACCGGCGACGGCCGCTTCATCGAGGTCCAGGGCACCGCCGAGGGCGCCCCCTTCGACCGCGCCCTCCTCGACCAGCTGCTCGACCTCGGCTCCCTCGGCTGCGCCGAACTGGACGAGATCCAGCGCAAGGCCCTCGACGCCTGA
- a CDS encoding PTS transporter subunit EIIC produces MFQGLQKIGRSLQLPIAVLPAAGILLRLGKDDVFGVQGLHWVKVADVFETAGGAIFDNLPLLFCVGIAIGFARKADGSTALASLVGYLVYHNVLTVFPDGQGKPQDPGVLGGIVVGLLSAVLWQRYHRRKLVEWLGFFNGRRLVPIVMAFAGTLLGVLFGLLWGPIGSGLDRASGWVIGLGASGAGVFGLVNRVLLPFGMHQFVNTFFWQQVGTYHGIHGDQNRFFAGDPTAGQFMGGFFPIMMFGLPAAALAIAHCARPERRAAVTGMMFSLALTSFMTGITEPIEFAFLFIAPVLYGIHAVLTALSLAVTWLLGVHHGFTFSAGAIDYVLNWHYASRPWLIIPIGLVFAVVYYVVFRFAITRFDLPTPGREPEEEVEDTTQA; encoded by the coding sequence ATGTTCCAGGGGTTGCAGAAGATCGGCCGCAGTCTCCAACTGCCCATCGCGGTACTGCCCGCCGCGGGCATCCTGCTCCGGCTCGGCAAGGACGACGTCTTCGGCGTCCAGGGCCTGCACTGGGTCAAGGTCGCCGACGTCTTCGAGACCGCAGGCGGGGCGATCTTCGACAATCTGCCGCTGCTCTTCTGCGTGGGCATCGCCATCGGGTTCGCCAGGAAGGCCGACGGCTCCACCGCGCTGGCCTCGCTGGTCGGCTACCTGGTCTACCACAACGTCCTCACGGTTTTCCCCGACGGCCAGGGCAAGCCGCAGGACCCAGGGGTGCTGGGCGGCATCGTGGTGGGGCTGCTGAGCGCGGTGCTCTGGCAGCGCTACCACCGCAGGAAGCTGGTGGAGTGGCTGGGGTTCTTCAACGGCCGCCGGCTGGTGCCGATCGTGATGGCCTTCGCCGGCACCCTGCTGGGGGTGCTCTTCGGCCTGCTGTGGGGCCCGATCGGCTCCGGGCTGGACCGCGCCAGCGGCTGGGTGATCGGCCTGGGCGCCTCCGGTGCCGGAGTCTTCGGCCTGGTCAACCGGGTGCTGCTGCCGTTCGGCATGCACCAGTTCGTCAACACCTTCTTCTGGCAGCAGGTCGGCACGTACCACGGCATCCACGGCGACCAGAACCGCTTCTTCGCGGGCGACCCGACCGCCGGGCAGTTCATGGGCGGCTTCTTCCCGATCATGATGTTCGGCCTGCCCGCCGCCGCGCTCGCCATCGCGCACTGCGCCCGCCCGGAGCGCCGCGCTGCGGTCACCGGCATGATGTTCTCGCTGGCGCTCACCTCGTTCATGACCGGCATCACCGAGCCGATCGAGTTCGCCTTCCTCTTCATCGCCCCGGTGCTGTACGGCATCCATGCCGTGCTGACCGCGCTCTCGCTGGCGGTGACCTGGCTGCTGGGCGTGCACCACGGCTTCACCTTCTCCGCCGGGGCCATCGACTATGTGCTCAACTGGCACTACGCCAGCAGACCCTGGCTGATCATCCCCATCGGGTTGGTCTTCGCCGTGGTCTACTACGTGGTCTTCCGCTTCGCGATCACCAGATTCGACCTTCCGACGCCGGGCCGGGAGCCCGAGGAGGAGGTCGAGGACACCACCCAGGCGTGA
- a CDS encoding MBL fold metallo-hydrolase: MDLTVVGCSGSFPSPDSPCSCYLVEADGFRVVIDLGNGALGALQKYCGLYDVDAVLLSHLHADHCIDMCAYWVARNYRVGGCPDPLPVYGPQGTAERLARAYDMDEQPGMKEVFDFRTLTPGSFELGPFRITAAPVAHPVEAYGFRLVHGGRSLVYSGDTGRCPELTDLARGADLFLCEASFTDGKEEIPDLHLNGREAGECAADAGVGRLVLTHIPPWTDTERNVSDARAAFGGPVEAARAGAVYRV, translated from the coding sequence CCCTGCTCGTGCTACCTGGTGGAGGCCGACGGCTTCCGTGTCGTGATCGACCTCGGCAATGGAGCGCTGGGCGCCCTCCAGAAGTACTGCGGCCTCTACGACGTGGACGCGGTGCTGCTCAGCCATCTGCACGCCGACCACTGCATCGACATGTGCGCCTACTGGGTGGCCCGCAACTACCGGGTCGGCGGCTGCCCCGACCCGCTGCCGGTGTACGGGCCGCAGGGCACTGCGGAGCGGCTGGCCCGCGCCTACGACATGGACGAGCAGCCGGGCATGAAGGAGGTCTTCGACTTCCGCACCCTCACCCCGGGCTCCTTTGAGCTAGGCCCCTTCCGGATCACCGCCGCACCGGTCGCGCACCCGGTGGAGGCGTATGGCTTCCGGCTGGTCCACGGCGGCCGTTCGCTGGTGTACTCCGGCGACACCGGCCGCTGCCCGGAGTTGACCGATCTCGCGCGCGGCGCCGACCTCTTCCTCTGCGAGGCGTCCTTCACGGACGGCAAGGAGGAGATCCCCGACCTGCACCTCAACGGCCGGGAGGCCGGCGAGTGCGCCGCCGACGCCGGTGTCGGGCGCCTGGTGCTCACCCATATCCCGCCGTGGACCGACACCGAGCGGAATGTCTCCGACGCCCGCGCGGCCTTCGGCGGCCCGGTGGAGGCGGCCCGGGCGGGCGCGGTCTACCGGGTCTGA